Proteins encoded together in one Nostoc sp. PCC 7524 window:
- a CDS encoding rod shape-determining protein: protein MGIDLGTANTLVYVSGKGIVLQEPSVVAIDQNEKVALAVGEEAKKMLGRTPGNVIALRPLRDGVIADFDTAELMLKSFIQRVNEGRSLILPRIVIGIPSGVTGVERRAVMDAAAQAGAREVYLIDEPVAAAIGAGLPVAEPTGNMIIDIGGGTTEVAVLSLQGTVISESVRIAGDELTESIIMYLKKVHNLVIGERTAEDIKIRIGSAYPTHDDDDAIMEVRGLHLLSGLPRTVTIKGPEIRESMLEPLSVIIEAVKRTLERTPPELAADIIDRGIMLAGGGALLKGIDTLISHETGIVTHIAADPLSCVVLGTGRVLENFKQLERVFSGRSRNM from the coding sequence ATGGGTATCGACCTCGGTACTGCCAATACCCTCGTTTATGTATCTGGTAAAGGTATTGTACTCCAAGAACCTTCTGTAGTCGCGATCGATCAAAATGAAAAGGTAGCCTTAGCAGTAGGTGAAGAAGCTAAAAAAATGCTTGGTCGTACACCTGGTAATGTGATTGCTTTGCGGCCTTTACGCGATGGTGTCATTGCTGACTTTGATACGGCTGAGTTGATGTTGAAAAGCTTTATTCAACGAGTCAATGAAGGACGGTCTTTAATATTACCTCGGATTGTCATTGGTATACCCAGTGGTGTGACTGGTGTAGAAAGGCGAGCAGTGATGGATGCGGCAGCCCAAGCCGGGGCTAGAGAAGTATATTTAATTGATGAACCAGTAGCAGCCGCAATTGGTGCCGGATTACCAGTGGCCGAACCAACTGGCAACATGATTATTGATATCGGTGGTGGGACTACAGAAGTGGCCGTTCTGAGTCTGCAAGGGACTGTGATCAGCGAATCAGTACGCATCGCCGGTGATGAATTAACTGAGTCCATCATCATGTATCTTAAAAAGGTGCATAACTTGGTAATTGGGGAACGGACAGCTGAGGACATCAAAATTCGTATTGGTTCTGCCTACCCCACCCATGATGATGATGATGCGATCATGGAAGTCCGAGGTTTACACCTGTTGTCTGGTTTACCTAGAACTGTCACCATCAAAGGCCCGGAAATCCGCGAAAGTATGTTAGAACCGCTATCTGTGATTATCGAAGCAGTGAAGCGGACACTGGAACGGACTCCACCGGAACTAGCAGCAGACATTATTGATAGAGGTATCATGTTAGCTGGTGGTGGGGCTTTGCTCAAAGGGATTGACACCCTCATTAGCCATGAAACCGGAATTGTCACCCACATTGCCGCCGATCCTCTCAGCTGCGTTGTGTTAGGAACAGGTAGAGTGCTAGAAAACTTCAAACAACTAGAACGCGTGTTTAGTGGACGCTCTCGCAATATGTAA
- a CDS encoding single-stranded DNA-binding protein, with translation MSINIVTLVGRVGTDPDIKYFESGSVKCRLTLAVKRRTRNSDEPDWFTLELWDKTAEVAGNYVRKGSLIGIKGSLKFDTWSDRQTGANRSTPIIRVDQLELLGSKQDRDGGSDYSPEHF, from the coding sequence ATGAGTATTAATATAGTCACCCTAGTTGGTCGGGTAGGCACTGACCCAGACATTAAGTATTTTGAGTCTGGTAGCGTCAAGTGTAGATTAACACTAGCAGTAAAACGCAGAACCCGTAATAGTGATGAACCTGATTGGTTCACCTTAGAACTGTGGGACAAGACAGCAGAAGTAGCTGGTAATTATGTCCGCAAAGGTAGCTTAATTGGCATCAAAGGTTCCTTAAAGTTTGACACATGGAGCGATCGCCAAACTGGAGCTAACCGTTCTACACCAATTATTAGAGTAGACCAACTAGAACTACTAGGGTCTAAGCAAGACAGAGACGGAGGCAGCGACTACTCCCCAGAACATTTTTAA
- a CDS encoding SIMPL domain-containing protein, with amino-acid sequence MRRTALLGSQWRAGKLWQTLPLALLICVTFVQPGLAQEKEKVWRTLTVTGRGEESIPTTVAEVSLGVEIQGKTAQEVQQEAARRSAAVVALLKSRNVEKLQTTGIRLNPVYSYTNNVQRITGYAASNTVSFRIPTEKAGTLLDEAVKAGATQINGIRFVATDEAIAAARQQALKEATQDAQQQASAVFSSLGLQAKEVVSIQVGGATAPPPPMLYRAEAAQIAKVDASTPVIGGEQEVEASVTLQISY; translated from the coding sequence ATGCGTAGAACTGCTTTATTAGGTTCTCAGTGGCGTGCTGGGAAATTATGGCAAACTTTACCACTAGCATTGTTGATATGTGTAACTTTTGTGCAGCCTGGATTGGCACAAGAAAAAGAAAAAGTGTGGCGGACTTTAACTGTTACAGGCCGCGGTGAAGAATCAATTCCCACAACTGTGGCGGAAGTAAGTCTGGGTGTGGAAATTCAAGGGAAAACTGCTCAAGAGGTACAACAAGAAGCCGCCCGTAGGTCTGCGGCTGTGGTGGCTTTACTAAAAAGTCGCAATGTGGAAAAATTACAAACCACTGGTATCCGTCTCAACCCTGTTTACAGTTACACCAACAATGTGCAGCGCATTACTGGATATGCGGCTAGTAACACTGTGAGTTTTCGGATTCCTACAGAAAAAGCTGGGACACTGTTAGATGAAGCGGTGAAAGCAGGTGCAACCCAAATTAATGGTATTCGATTTGTGGCTACAGATGAAGCGATCGCAGCTGCTAGGCAACAAGCTTTAAAAGAAGCTACTCAAGATGCTCAACAGCAAGCCAGTGCTGTTTTTAGCAGCTTGGGACTCCAAGCCAAAGAAGTAGTGAGTATTCAAGTCGGTGGTGCAACTGCACCTCCACCCCCAATGTTATATCGTGCTGAGGCGGCTCAGATAGCTAAAGTTGATGCGTCCACACCTGTAATTGGTGGTGAACAAGAAGTTGAAGCATCGGTGACTTTGCAAATTAGTTATTAA